A single genomic interval of Mesoplodon densirostris isolate mMesDen1 chromosome 8, mMesDen1 primary haplotype, whole genome shotgun sequence harbors:
- the FIGN gene encoding fidgetin isoform X2: protein MQWTPEHAQWPEQHFDITSTTRSPAHKVEAYRGHLQRTYQYAWANDDISALTASNLLKKYAEKYSGILEGPVDRPVLSNYSDAPSGLVNGRKNESEPWQSSLNSDAVYPMNCVPDVITASKAGVSSALPPADVSASIGSSPGVASNLTEPSYSSSTCGSHTVPSLHTGLPSQEYAPGYNGSYLHSTYSSQPAPALPSPHPSPLHSSGLLQPPPPPPPPPALVPGYNGTSNLSTYSYPSASYPPHTAVGSGYSPGGAPPPPSAYLPSGIPAPTPLPPTTVPGYTYQGHGLTPIAPAALTNSSASSLKRKAFYMAGQGDMDSSYGNYSYGQQRSTQSPMYRMPDNSISNSNRGNGFDRSAETSSLAFKPTKQLMSSEQQRKFSSQSSRALTPPSYSTAKNSLGSRSSESFGKYTSPVMSEHGDEHRQLLSHPMQGPGLRAATSSNHSVDEQLKNTDTHLIDLVTNEIITQGPPVDWNDIAGLDLVKAVIKEEVLWPVLRSDAFSGLTALPRSILLFGPRGTGKTLLGRCIASQLGATFFKIAGSGLIAKWLGEAEKIIHASFLVARCRQPSVIFVSDIDMLLSSQVSEEHSPVSRMRTEFLMQLDTVLTSAEDQIVVICATSKPEEIDESLRRYFMKRLLIPLPDSTARHQIIVQLLSQHNYCLNDKEFALLVQRTEGFSGLDVAHLCQEAAVGPLHAMPATDLSAIMPSQLRPVTYQDFENAFCKIQPSISQKDLDMYVEWNKMFGCSQ from the coding sequence ATGCAGTGGACGCCGGAGCATGCCCAGTGGCCAGAACAGCACTTTGACATCACCTCCACCACTCGGTCTCCTGCCCACAAAGTTGAAGCTTACAGAGGTCATCTGCAGCGCACCTACCAGTATGCCTGGGCAAATGATGACATATCTGCTCTGACTGCATCCAACCTACTAAAAAAATATGCAGAGAAGTATTCTGGCATTTTGGAAGGCCCCGTGGACCGACCTGTACTCAGCAACTACTCCGATGCACCATCAGGACTAGTGAACGGTCGGAAAAATGAAAGCGAACCGTGGCAGTCTTCCTTGAATTCAGACGCTGTTTATCCCATGAACTGTGTTCCGGATGTTATCACTGCCAGCAAAGCTGGAGTCAGTTCAGCCCTCCCTCCAGCAGATGTCTCTGCAAGTATAGGGAGCTCTCCTGGGGTGGCCAGCAACCTGACAGAGCCTAGTTATTCAAGTAGTACCTGTGGAAGCCACACTGTACCTAGTCTTCATACAGGGCTCCCATCTCAGGAATATGCCCCAGGATACAACGGCTCATATTTGCATTCTACTTACAGCAGCCAGCCAGCACCTGCACTTCCTTCACCTCATCCTTCTCCCTTGCATAGCTCTGGGCTCCTACAGCCACCACCTCCTCCGCCGCCGCCACCAGCCCTGGTCCCAGGCTACAATGGGACTTCTAACCTCTCCACTTATAGCTATCCCTCTGCTAGCTATCCTCCTCATACTGCTGTGGGATCTGGGTACAGCCCTGGGGGTGCACCCCCTCCTCCTTCAGCATACCTGCCTTCAGGAATTCCTgctcccacccccctgccccccaccactgTCCCTGGCTACACCTACCAGGGTCATGGTTTGACACCTATCGCACCCGCGGCTCTGACAAACAGTTCGGCAAGTTCTCTCAAAAGGAAAGCTTTCTATATGGCAGGGCAAGGAGACATGGACTCCAGTTATGGAAATTACAGCTATGGCCAACAGAGATCTACACAGAGTCCTATGTACAGAATGCCCGACAACAGCATTTCAAACTCAAATCGGGGGAATGGCTTTGACAGAAGTGCTGAAACATCATCCTTAGCATTTAAGCCAACGAAGCAGCTAATGTCctctgaacagcaaaggaaattcaGCAGCCAGTCCAGTAGGGCTCTGACCCCTCCTTCCTACAGTACTGCTAAAAATTCATTGGGATCAAGATCCAGTGAATCCTTCGGGAAGTACACTTCACCAGTAATGAGTGAGCATGGGGATGAGCACAGGCAGCTCCTTTCTCATCCAATGCAAGGCCCTGGACTCCGTGCAGCTACCTCATCCAACCACTCTGTGGACGAGCAACTGAAGAATACTGACACGCACCTCATTGACCTGGTAACCAACGAGATTATCACCCAAGGACCGCCAGTGGACTGGAATGACATTGCTGGTCTCGACCTGGTAAAGGCTGTCATTAAAGAGGAGGTTTTATGGCCAGTGTTGAGGTCAGATGCATTCAGTGGACTGACGGCCTTACCTCGGAGCATCCTTTTATTTGGACCTCGGGGAACAGGCAAAACGTTATTGGGCAGATGCATAGCTAGTCAGCTGGGGGCcacatttttcaaaattgctGGTTCTGGACTTATCGCCAAGTGGTTAGGAGAAGCAGAGAAAATtatccatgcctctttccttgtGGCCAGGTGTCGCCAGCCCTCGGTGATTTTTGTCAGTGACATTGACATGCTTCTCTCCTCTCAAGTGAGTGAGGAACACAGTCCAGTCAGTCGGATGAGAACCGAATTTCTGATGCAGCTGGACACTGTACTAACTTCGGCTGAGGACCAAATCGTAGTAATTTGTGCCACCAGTAAACcagaagaaatagatgaatctCTTCGGAGGTACTTCATGAAACGACTTTTAATCCCACTTCCTGACAGCACAGCGAGGCACCAGATAATAGTACAACTGCTCTCACAGCACAATTACTGTCTCAATGACAAGGAGTTTGCACTGCTCGTCCAGCGCACAGAAGGCTTTTCTGGACTAGACGTGGCTCATTTGTGTCAGGAAGCAGCGGTGGGCCCTCTCCATGCCATGCCAGCCACAGACCTTTCAGCCATTATGCCCAGCCAGTTGAGACCCGTTACATATCAAGACTTTGAAAATGCTTTCTGCAAGATTCAGCCTAGCATATCTCAAAAAGATCTTGATATGTATGTTGAATGGAACAAAATGTTTGGTTGCAGTCAGTga
- the FIGN gene encoding fidgetin isoform X1 — protein MISSTSVYGLKMQWTPEHAQWPEQHFDITSTTRSPAHKVEAYRGHLQRTYQYAWANDDISALTASNLLKKYAEKYSGILEGPVDRPVLSNYSDAPSGLVNGRKNESEPWQSSLNSDAVYPMNCVPDVITASKAGVSSALPPADVSASIGSSPGVASNLTEPSYSSSTCGSHTVPSLHTGLPSQEYAPGYNGSYLHSTYSSQPAPALPSPHPSPLHSSGLLQPPPPPPPPPALVPGYNGTSNLSTYSYPSASYPPHTAVGSGYSPGGAPPPPSAYLPSGIPAPTPLPPTTVPGYTYQGHGLTPIAPAALTNSSASSLKRKAFYMAGQGDMDSSYGNYSYGQQRSTQSPMYRMPDNSISNSNRGNGFDRSAETSSLAFKPTKQLMSSEQQRKFSSQSSRALTPPSYSTAKNSLGSRSSESFGKYTSPVMSEHGDEHRQLLSHPMQGPGLRAATSSNHSVDEQLKNTDTHLIDLVTNEIITQGPPVDWNDIAGLDLVKAVIKEEVLWPVLRSDAFSGLTALPRSILLFGPRGTGKTLLGRCIASQLGATFFKIAGSGLIAKWLGEAEKIIHASFLVARCRQPSVIFVSDIDMLLSSQVSEEHSPVSRMRTEFLMQLDTVLTSAEDQIVVICATSKPEEIDESLRRYFMKRLLIPLPDSTARHQIIVQLLSQHNYCLNDKEFALLVQRTEGFSGLDVAHLCQEAAVGPLHAMPATDLSAIMPSQLRPVTYQDFENAFCKIQPSISQKDLDMYVEWNKMFGCSQ, from the coding sequence GCTTGAAGATGCAGTGGACGCCGGAGCATGCCCAGTGGCCAGAACAGCACTTTGACATCACCTCCACCACTCGGTCTCCTGCCCACAAAGTTGAAGCTTACAGAGGTCATCTGCAGCGCACCTACCAGTATGCCTGGGCAAATGATGACATATCTGCTCTGACTGCATCCAACCTACTAAAAAAATATGCAGAGAAGTATTCTGGCATTTTGGAAGGCCCCGTGGACCGACCTGTACTCAGCAACTACTCCGATGCACCATCAGGACTAGTGAACGGTCGGAAAAATGAAAGCGAACCGTGGCAGTCTTCCTTGAATTCAGACGCTGTTTATCCCATGAACTGTGTTCCGGATGTTATCACTGCCAGCAAAGCTGGAGTCAGTTCAGCCCTCCCTCCAGCAGATGTCTCTGCAAGTATAGGGAGCTCTCCTGGGGTGGCCAGCAACCTGACAGAGCCTAGTTATTCAAGTAGTACCTGTGGAAGCCACACTGTACCTAGTCTTCATACAGGGCTCCCATCTCAGGAATATGCCCCAGGATACAACGGCTCATATTTGCATTCTACTTACAGCAGCCAGCCAGCACCTGCACTTCCTTCACCTCATCCTTCTCCCTTGCATAGCTCTGGGCTCCTACAGCCACCACCTCCTCCGCCGCCGCCACCAGCCCTGGTCCCAGGCTACAATGGGACTTCTAACCTCTCCACTTATAGCTATCCCTCTGCTAGCTATCCTCCTCATACTGCTGTGGGATCTGGGTACAGCCCTGGGGGTGCACCCCCTCCTCCTTCAGCATACCTGCCTTCAGGAATTCCTgctcccacccccctgccccccaccactgTCCCTGGCTACACCTACCAGGGTCATGGTTTGACACCTATCGCACCCGCGGCTCTGACAAACAGTTCGGCAAGTTCTCTCAAAAGGAAAGCTTTCTATATGGCAGGGCAAGGAGACATGGACTCCAGTTATGGAAATTACAGCTATGGCCAACAGAGATCTACACAGAGTCCTATGTACAGAATGCCCGACAACAGCATTTCAAACTCAAATCGGGGGAATGGCTTTGACAGAAGTGCTGAAACATCATCCTTAGCATTTAAGCCAACGAAGCAGCTAATGTCctctgaacagcaaaggaaattcaGCAGCCAGTCCAGTAGGGCTCTGACCCCTCCTTCCTACAGTACTGCTAAAAATTCATTGGGATCAAGATCCAGTGAATCCTTCGGGAAGTACACTTCACCAGTAATGAGTGAGCATGGGGATGAGCACAGGCAGCTCCTTTCTCATCCAATGCAAGGCCCTGGACTCCGTGCAGCTACCTCATCCAACCACTCTGTGGACGAGCAACTGAAGAATACTGACACGCACCTCATTGACCTGGTAACCAACGAGATTATCACCCAAGGACCGCCAGTGGACTGGAATGACATTGCTGGTCTCGACCTGGTAAAGGCTGTCATTAAAGAGGAGGTTTTATGGCCAGTGTTGAGGTCAGATGCATTCAGTGGACTGACGGCCTTACCTCGGAGCATCCTTTTATTTGGACCTCGGGGAACAGGCAAAACGTTATTGGGCAGATGCATAGCTAGTCAGCTGGGGGCcacatttttcaaaattgctGGTTCTGGACTTATCGCCAAGTGGTTAGGAGAAGCAGAGAAAATtatccatgcctctttccttgtGGCCAGGTGTCGCCAGCCCTCGGTGATTTTTGTCAGTGACATTGACATGCTTCTCTCCTCTCAAGTGAGTGAGGAACACAGTCCAGTCAGTCGGATGAGAACCGAATTTCTGATGCAGCTGGACACTGTACTAACTTCGGCTGAGGACCAAATCGTAGTAATTTGTGCCACCAGTAAACcagaagaaatagatgaatctCTTCGGAGGTACTTCATGAAACGACTTTTAATCCCACTTCCTGACAGCACAGCGAGGCACCAGATAATAGTACAACTGCTCTCACAGCACAATTACTGTCTCAATGACAAGGAGTTTGCACTGCTCGTCCAGCGCACAGAAGGCTTTTCTGGACTAGACGTGGCTCATTTGTGTCAGGAAGCAGCGGTGGGCCCTCTCCATGCCATGCCAGCCACAGACCTTTCAGCCATTATGCCCAGCCAGTTGAGACCCGTTACATATCAAGACTTTGAAAATGCTTTCTGCAAGATTCAGCCTAGCATATCTCAAAAAGATCTTGATATGTATGTTGAATGGAACAAAATGTTTGGTTGCAGTCAGTga